Proteins co-encoded in one Malus domestica chromosome 09, GDT2T_hap1 genomic window:
- the LOC103405807 gene encoding probable disease resistance protein At5g63020 has product MGNIVSISLPSDPIFDSSCWGPLIQPPKYIRRLKKNLEALDRSFRELTALKVDVLRKVEVAELQRSMKRLNQVQLWIEKVEKIENEVAEVKRGRVQEIQKLCCGAYCSKNYLSSYKYGKKVYKKLAEVDDLKNKGIFAEVAEETFPATLVRERPMEPTVGMEFVFYKVWSQLEDEHVGIIGLYGMGGVGKTTLLTQINNKLLHADFDLVIWIVVSKDHNVETVQDKIGDKIGFSSNSWKQKQQSDKAEHICRLLSKKKFVLLFDDIWEPIEITKLGVPIPNPHNKSKIIFTTRSEDVCGQMDAHKKIKVECLAWDKAWNLFQEKVGRETLGIHPDIQRLAQTVAKECGGLPLALITVGRAMACKKTTQEWNHAIHILKKSAHEFSGMEDKVFRLLKFSYDNLADEKVRSCFLYCALYPEDFFIFKDDLVYLWMCEAMLDEYGSVEEAKNKCYDIIGTLVAACLLEVNLDMVKMHDMIRDMALWLARDCSKENDSFLVHTSAQAAPDVKKWKTATRVSLVDNHIESIVETPKSTQLLTLLIQGSYISRSPLNMIVDGFFDYMHKLRVLDLSRNEKLTQLPSGVSNLIALQHLNLSRTGIRELSIELKALVRLKYLNLEYTNQLNFVPPELISNFHMLKVLKLFGCSSSDRILFGGERALIEEIEGLKHLEVFTLCIRSSYCFKKLFSYNIIVTSTQYLHLSDGKNYSSVLDISSLADMKHLRGLHIDEYPNLEELEIYWAGQDPNDPRNAMMRNQSRFCGLEYVDVCRCPNLKDLTWLVFASNLRILEVRDCSGMEKIIDLERFGRMAGAVKEQNAFAKLTDLHLDSLPRLRSIYGNALPFLHLNQILVYECPALKKLPLNSTSAERCNLIIRGQKEWWNGLEWEDEVSRSVFLPYFLLEFGEVLRTDFKETDLGEFSDHLLFFSARRKYILYKDL; this is encoded by the coding sequence ATGGGTAACATTGTCTCAATATCCCTGCCAAGCGATCCCATTTTTGATTCTTCCTGCTGGGGTCCCCTTATTCAACCACCAAAATACATAAGGAGGCTGAAAAAAAACCTCGAAGCTCTGGATCGTTCTTTTCGAGAACTGACCGCTTTGAAGGTTGATGTATTGAGAAAGGTTGAGGTTGCAGAGCTGCAGAGATCCATGAAGCGATTGAACCAGGTACAACTGTGGATTGAAAAGGTGGAAAAGATTGAGAATGAAGTCGCAGAAGTCAAGCGTGGTCGAGTTCAAGAAATTCAGAAATTGTGTTGCGGAGCTTACTGCTCAAAAAACTACTTGTCCAGCTACAAGTACGGAAAAAAAGTGTATAAAAAGCTGGCAGAAGTCGATGATTTAAAGAACAAGGGTATTTTTGCGGAGGTCGCAGAGGAAACCTTCCCGGCAACTTTAGTCCGTGAAAGACCTATGGAACCAACTGTTGGCATGGAATTTGTGTTTTATAAGGTTTGGAGCCAGCTAGAAGATGAACATGTGGGAATAATTGGATTGTACGGGATGGGAGGGGTGGGTAAGACTACCCTACTGACCCAAATCAATAACAAATTGCTCCATGCTGATTTTGATCTCGTGATATGGATTGTGGTATCCAAGGACCACAATGTTGAAACTGTCCAAGATAAGATTGGTGACAAGATTGGGTTTTCCAGCAACTCGTGGAAACAAAAACAGCAGTCAGACAAAGCTGAACACATCTGCAGGCTATTGAGCAAGAAGAAGTTTGTGTTATTGTTCGATGATATATGGGAGCCTATTGAAATAACCAAATTAGGGGTTCCTATTCCTAACCCGCACAACAAGTCTAAAATAATCTTCACCACTCGTTCGGAGGATGTATGTGGTCAGATGGATGCTCATAAGAAGATTAAAGTGGAGTGTTTGGCATGGGACAAAGCATGGAACTTGTTTCAGGAGAAGGTTGGGAGGGAAACACTTGGTATTCACCCAGATATTCAACGACTTGCTCAGACTGTTGCAAAAGAGTGTGGAGGTTTGCCACTCGCACTAATTACTGTTGGTCGGGCCATGGCTTGCAAGAAAACAACTCAAGAGTGGAACCATGCGATTCACATTCTGAAAAAATCCGCGCACGAGTTTTCAGGTATGGAGGATAAGGTGTTCCGTCTTTTAAAATTTAGTTATGATAATTTAGCCGATGAGAAGGTCAGATCTTGCTTCTTATATTGTGCTCTATATCCAGAAGATTTCTTCATATTTAAAGATGATTTAGTATATCTTTGGATGTGTGAGGCAATGTTGGACGAATATGGGAGTGTAGAGGAAGCAAAAAACAAGTGTTACGATATTATAGGAACTCTTGTTGCTGCATGTTTGTTGGAAGTTAACTTAGATATGGTAAAGATGCATGATATGATTCGTGACATGGCATTGTGGTTAGCTCGTGACTGTTCAAAAGAGAACGACAGTTTCCTTGTCCATACAAGTGCCCAAGCAGCGCCGGATGTCAAAAAATGGAAAACCGCAACAAGGGTGTCGTTGGTAGATAATCATATTGAAAGTATCGTTGAAACACCAAAATCTACCCAGTTGTTGACCTTATTGATTCAAGGAAGTTATATTAGCAGAAGTCCTCTCAATATGATTGTTGATGGCTTCTTCGATTACATGCATAAACTGCgagttttggatttgtctagAAATGAGAAGCTAACCCAATTGCCATCTGGAGTTTCAAACCTGATTGCCTTACAGCATCTGAATTTGTCTAGGACTGGTATAAGAGAATTGTCGATCGAATTGAAGGCCTTAGTGAGGCTAAAATATTTGAACTTGGAGTATACAAATCaacttaattttgttccacCAGAACTAATATCAAATTTTCACATGCTAAAAGTTCTGAAATTGTTCGGCTGTAGTTCTTCAGACAGAATTCTTTTTGGTGGTGAAAGAGCCCTGATAGAGGAAATCGAGGGTTTGAAACACCTTGAGGTATTTACTTTGTGCATACGAAGTAGCTATTGTTTCAAAAAATTGTTCAGCTACAACATAATAGTGACCAGCACTCAGTATCTACACCTCTCGGATGGCAAGAACTACTCAAGCGTTCTAGATATATCATCTCTGGCGGACATGAAACATCTTCGTGGCCTTCATATTGATGAATATCCTAACCTGGAAGAATTGGAGATTTATTGGGCAGGACAAGATCCTAATGATCCTCGGAACGCGATGATGAGAAACCAAAGTCGCTTCTGTGGCCTTGAGTACGTAGATGTATGCCGGTGCCCAAATCTCAAGGACCTGACATGGCTCGTTTTCGCGTCCAATCTCAGAATCTTAGAAGTGCGTGACTGCTCTGGGATGGAGAAAATAATCGATTTGGAAAGATTTGGTAGAATGGCAGGTGCGGTGAAAGAACAAAATGCTTTCGCAAAACTTACAGATCTGCATTTGGATTCACTACCGCGGCTAAGGAGCATATATGGCAATGCCTTACCATTTCTGCATCTCAACCAAATCTTGGTATATGAATGTCCGGCGTTGAAGAAGCTGCCACTCAACTCTACCAGTGCCGAACGATGTAATCTCATTATCAGGGGACAGAAAGAGTGGTGGAATGGCTTAGAATGGGAGGATGAAGTTTCTAGAAGTGTTTTTCTTCCCTACTTCTTGTTAGAATTCGGAGAGGTTCTCAGAACAGATTTCAAAGAAACTGATTTGGGGGAATTTTCAGATCATCTATTATTCTTCTCCGCAAGGAGGAAATATATATTGTACAAAGACTTGTAA
- the LOC103442381 gene encoding CSC1-like protein HYP1 produces the protein MIVSALLTSVGINLALCLLFFTLYSILRKQPSYLNVYSPRSVAAKEELEESNKFNFERLLPTAGWVRRAWQPSEDELLSVTSLDAVVFMRIFIFSLRVFGFAGIVGILVLLPINYLGNQLNRDFDISNLPSKSLDSFSISNVNVGSKWLWVHFCAAYIFTGVVCYLLYYEYSFISSKRIAHFYSSKPQPHQFTVLVRAVPVSSGSSCSETVENFFTEYYPSTYLSHSVVRRTNKLQRLTSDAGKLYRKLVRLRSETNTQQRLRRDGSWGLSGRKVDVLDHYGKKLDDLEDNVRMEQSSVAGKEVAAAFVSFKSRLGAAVALHIQQGANPTEWVTEMAPEPQDVHWPFFSASFIKRWISKLVVVVAYTALTILFLIPVVIVQGLTHLEQLETWFPFLKSVLDLTVVSEVITGYLPSLILQLFLSFVPPVMIMLSSMEGYISFSQIQKSACSKMLWFTIWNIFLANTLSGTVLYRFNIFLEPKKIPGILADAVPAQASFFIAYVVTSGWTSLLASELFRVSPLIWSIIKRPFSGKDDEFEVPSIPYHSEIPRVLFFELLGITYFFLAPLILPFLLVYCCLGYIIFRNQFLNVYAPKYETEGKFWPTVHNSTIFALVLMHIIAIGMFGLKKVPLASSLTIPLPILTLLFNEYCRKRFLPIFKAYPAECLIKKDREDENDRRISTFYEKLSTAYRDPALMPMLHPRSTDGHSTPLLQAGV, from the exons ATGATCGTTTCGGCGCTTTTAACGTCGGTGGGAATCAATCTCGCCCTCTGTCTCTTGTTCTTCACTCTGTATTCAATACTCAGGAAGCAACCCAGCTACCTCAATGTCTATTCGCCGCGCTCGGTGGCGGCCAAGGAGGAGTTGGAGGAGAGCAACAAGTTCAATTTCGAGCGGCTGCTGCCGACGGCGGGTTGGGTGCGGAGGGCGTGGCAGCCCTCTGAGGACGAGCTTCTGTCAGTCACCAGCTTGGATGCTGTCGTCTTCATGCGCATTTTTATCTTCAG TTTGAGAGTGTTTGGGTTTGCTGGGATTGTTGGGATTCTGGTTCTGCTTCCGATAAATTATCTGGGGAACCAGCTGAATAGGGATTTTGATATTTCGAATTTGCCCAGCAAGTCTTTGGACTCCTTCAGCATTTCGAATGTGAATGTTGGCTCGAAATG GTTATGGGTTCACTTTTGTGCAGCATACATTTTCACTGGAGTCGTCTGCTATCTTCTTTATTAT GAGTATAGCTTTATCTCATCGAAAAGAATTGCTCACTTCTATTCATCCAAACCTCAGCCTCATCAGTTTACAGTATTAGTTCGTGCTGTTCCAGTCTCATCTGGGAGCAGCTGTAGTGAAACTGTTGAGAATTTTTTTACGGAGTATTATCCTTCTACGTATCTTTCACATTCAGTGGTTCGTCGAACTAACAAACTCCAACGTCTCACT AGTGATGCGGGGAAGCTATACCGAAAGCTCGTGCGTCTGAGATCAGAAACTAATACTCAGCAAAGATTAAGGCGTGATGGCTCTTGGGGGCTATCTGGACGCAAAGTTGATGTTTTAGATCACTATGGAAAGAAATTGGATGATTTAGAAGATAATGTGAGAATGGAGCAATCGTCAGTGGCAGGAAAG GAAGTTGCAGCTGCTTTTGTGTCGTTCAAGTCTCGGCTTGGTGCTGCAGTAGCTTTACACATTCAACAAGGAGCAAATCCCACAGAATGGGTTACCGAGATGGCCCCGGAGCCCCAGGATGTTCACTGGCCCTTCTTTTCTGCATCTTTTATAAAAAGATGGATCTCCAAGCTGGTGGTAGTGGTTGCATATACTGCTCTTACAATTCTGTTCCTCATTCCAGTTGTAATTGTGCAAGGCCTTACTCATCTTGAGCAGTTGGAAACCTGGTTTCCGTTTCTGAAAAGCGTACTGGACCT AACAGTTGTCAGTGAAGTCATAACAGGATATCTTCCAAGTCTTATTCTCCAattgttcctttcttttgtgCCACCCGTCATGATAATGTTGTCTTCCATGGAAGGATACATCTCTTTCAGTCAGATACAAAAAAGTGCATGCAGCAAGATGTTGTGGTTCACAATATGGAATATATTCTTGGCAAATACACTTTCAGGAACAGTTCTCTATCGGTTCAATATCTTTCTGGAGCCCAAAAAGATTCCAGGGATACTTGCTGATGCTGTTCCAGCACAG GCATCATTCTTCATTGCATATGTTGTGACATCTGGATGGACCAGTCTTCTAGCCTCAGAACTCTTCCGCGTGAGTCCCCTGATTTGGAGTATCATAAAAAGACCATTTTCAGGAAAAGATGATGAATTTGAGGTTCCTTCAATTCCATACCATAGTGAAATTCCTCGAGTTCTCTTTTTTGAACTCCTCGGAATAACATACTTCTTCCTAGCTCCTCTAATCCTCCCGTTCCTCTTGGTTTACTGTTGTCTGGGATACATAATCTTCCGTAACCAG TTTCTGAATGTATATGCACCTAAGTATGAAACCGAAGGAAAATTTTGGCCAACAGTGCACAATTCAACAATTTTTGCCTTGGTGCTGATGCACATCATTGCAATTGGAATGTTTGGGCTCAAAAAGGTTCCCTTAGCTTCCAGTCTGACCATTCCTCTTCCGATTCTCACGCTTCTTTTCAATGAGTACTGCCGCAAACGATTCCTTCCAATATTCAAAGCCTATCCGGCTGAG TGTTTGATAAAGAAAGATAGAGAAGACGAGAACGATCGTAGAATCTCTACATTTTATGAAAAGTTAAGCACTGCTTACAGGGATCCAGCTCTGATGCCAATGCTGCATCCGCGAAGCACTGATGGACACAGCACTCCCCTTCTTCAAGCTGGAGTCTGA
- the LOC103442820 gene encoding ethylene-responsive transcription factor ERN1-like: protein MARKRKVSEGVEDYTTTSGEGTMAWDEMVKEASAVAELGGARRARKRFVGVRQRPSGRWVAEIKDTIQKIRVWLGTFDTAEEAARAYDEAACLLRGANTRTNFWPCSQSPSTTPALPSKITNLLLQRLKARNNAISCSPPPAAPLPINHHYDQNLHEQATETDFSETQYTDFLNDPEDYYITSNNNQEIITDHISASSIDYMTSSFESCLTDKETDHMEYGNLSEVAQQTCSGEDANFAAEGSEADVDQEQEEEEEVNGDQVGVMDFQFVDDIGASNSTYYSPSPFEIAEEIEEPVLEAESYADEPSMLRAAMKRMKYERKFSASLYAFNGIPECLKLRIGSGNGKGRGVSECLSNLQRACSNKNKEEEVVTVAAAEHSRNDSKQEEQGSSSMDVSLSSDGELSLWGSLDLQPICFLSTK, encoded by the coding sequence ATGGCAAGGAAGAGAAAAGTTAGTGAGGGAGTGGAAGACTACACTACTACTTCAGGTGAGGGAACCATGGCTTGGGATGAGATGGTGAAGGAAGCTTCCGCTGTCGCCGAGCTAGGTGGAGCACGTAGGGCACGAAAGCGCTTTGTTGGTGTCCGGCAAAGACCCTCCGGCAGATGGGTGGCCGAGATTAAGGACACCATtcaaaaaattagggtttggctAGGCACCTTTGACACAGCGGAGGAAGCAGCCAGGGCCTACGACGAAGCTGCCTGCTTGCTTCGCGGTGCCAACACCAGAACCAACTTCTGGCCTTGTTCCCAATCGCCATCTACAACTCCAGCGTTGCCCTCAAAGATCACAAACCTCCTCCTCCAGAGGTTGAAGGCAAGAAACAACGCCATCTCTTGCTCTCCTCCTCCTGCTGCTCCTCTCCCTATCAACCACCACTACGATCAAAATCTTCACGAACAAGCAACAGAAACCGATTTCTCCGAAACCCAATATACAGATTTTCTCAACGATCCCGAAGATTATTATATCACAAGCAACAACAACCAAGAAATTATCACTGATCACATCAGTGCAAGCAGCATTGACTACATGACGTCGAGCTTCGAATCATGCTTGACTGACAAGGAAACTGATCACATGGAGTACGGTAACTTGAGTGAAGTGGCGCAACAGACTTGTAGCGGCGAAGATGCAAATTTCGCAGCGGAAGGATCGGAGGCAGATGTTgatcaagaacaagaagaagaggaggaagtgAACGGAGATCAAGTTGGAGTGATGGACTTCCAGTTTGTCGATGATATTGGAGCATCCAACTCGACCTACTACTCTCCGTCGCCTTTCGAGATTGCTGAGGAGATAGAGGAGCCGGTTCTGGAGGCTGAGAGCTATGCTGATGAGCCTTCGATGCTGAGAGCCGCCATGAAGAGAATGAAGTACGAGAGGAAGTTTTCGGCTTCTCTCTACGCCTTCAATGGGATTCCCGAGTGCTTGAAGCTGAGAATCGGATCGGGGAATGGGAAAGGGAGAGGGGTGTCTGAGTGTTTGAGCAACCTTCAGAGAGCGTGCAGTAACAAGAACAAAGAGGAGGAGGTTGTTACTGTAGCGGCGGCGGAACACTCACGAAATGATTCGAAACAGGAGGAGCAGGGTTCATCATCAATGGATGTTTCTCTGAGTAGTGATGGTGAATTGTCACTCTGGGGCTCACTTGATCTGCAGCCAATCTGCTTTTTGTCAACTAAGtag
- the LOC103429042 gene encoding SNF1-related protein kinase catalytic subunit alpha KIN10 isoform X1, producing MDGPVGRGGSSADTYLPNYKLGKTLGIGSFGKVKIAEHALTGHKVAIKILNRRKIKNLEMEEKVRREIKILRLFMHPHIIRLYEVIETPSDIYVVMEYVKSGELFDYIVEKGRLQEDEARNFFQQIISGVEYCHRNMVVHRDLKPENLLLDSKCNVKIADFGLSNVMRDGHFLKTSCGSPNYAAPEVISGKLYAGPEVDVWSCGVILYALLCGTLPFDDENIPNLFKKIKGGIYTLPSHLSPGARDLIPRMLVVDPMKRMTIPEIRQHAWFQAHLPRYLAVSPPDTMQQAKKIDEEILQEVVKMGFDRNLLVESLRGRVQNEGTVAYYLLLDNRFRVSSGYLGAEFQETVDCGFNRMQQSETAASPVGHRLPGYMEYQGMGFRPQFPVERKWALGLQSRAHPREIMTEVLKALQELQVCWKKIGHYNMKCRWVAGTPGHNEGMIDNSVHSNNYFGDESSIIENDGVMRMPNVVKFEVQLFKTREEKYLLDLQRVQGPQFLFLDLCAAFLAQLRVL from the exons ATGGATGGACCGGTTGGCCGTGGTGGCAGCAGTGCGGATACTTATTTACCAAATTACAAGCTCGGAAAGACTCTTGGTATTGGTTCTTTTGGAAAGGTTAAAATTGCAGAGCATGCATTAACTGGACATAAAGTTGCTATCAAGATCCTTAACCGCCGCAAGATAAAGAACttggaaatggaagagaaaG TGAGAAGAGAAATCAAAATATTGAGATTGTTTATGCATCCTCACATTATACGGCTCTATGAGGTCATTGAAACACCATCTGACATTTATGTCGTGATGGAGTATGTGAAGTCCGGGGAGCTCTTTGATTATATAGTAGAGAAGGGTAGGCTGCAGGAAGATGAAGCTCGTAACTTTTTTCAACAG ATAATATCTGGTGTAGAGTATTGTCACAGGAATATGGTTGTTCATAGAGATTTAAAGCCAGAAAATTTGCTCTTGGATTCCAAATGCAATGTGAAAATTGCTGATTTTGGTCTGAGCAACGTAATGCGTGATGGCCATTTTCTCAAGACAAGTTGTGGCAGCCCCAATTATGCTGCTCCAGAG GTTATTTCTGGCAAGCTGTACGCTGGGCCTGAAGTGGATGTGTGGAGTTGTGGTGTTATACTATATGCTCTTCTTTGTGGCACGCTTCCATTTGATGATGAAAATATTCCTAACTTGTTTAAGAAAATAAAG GGTGGGATATACACTCTTCCTAGTCATTTGTCACCTGGTGCAAGAGACTTGATTCCAAGAATGCTCGTAGTTGATCCAATGAAGCGAATGACCATCCCTGAGATTCGTCAGCATGCATGGTTCCAGGCTCATCTTCCTCGTTATTTAGCTGTTTCTCCACCAGACACCATGCAACAAGCAAAAAAG attgatgaagaaattctTCAGGAGGTAGTTAAGATGGGATTTGACAGGAACCTTCTGGTTGAGTCGCTTCGTGGTAGAGTACAAAATGAG GGAACAGTTGCATACTATTTGTTATTGGACAACCGTTTCCGTGTATCCAGTGGCTATCTTGGAGCTGAATTTCAGGAGACTGTG GATTGTGGTTTCAATCGTATGCAGCAAAGTGAGACTGCTGCTTCACCTGTTGGGCACCGCCTTCCTGGATATATGGAGTATCAAGGAATGGGTTTTAGACCACAGTTCCCTGTTGAAAGGAAATGGGCTCTTGGACTTCAG TCTCGAGCACATCCTCGTGAAATAATGACAGAAGTCCTTAAAGCTTTACAAGAATTGCAGGTGTGTTGGAAGAAGATAGGACACTACAACATGAAGTGTAGGTGGGTTGCTGGCACTCCAGGTCATAATGAAGGCATGATCGACAATTCTGTGCACAGTAACAATTATTTTGGAGATGAATCCAGCATCATcgaaaatgatggtgttatgaGGATGCCAAATGTGGTCAAATTTGAAGTACAG CTTTTTAAAACTCGGGAGGAGAAGTACCTGCTTGATCTTCAAAGGGTCCAAGGTCCGCAGTTTCTCTTCTTGGATCTTTGTGCCGCTTTCCTTGCCCAACTTCGCGTCCTTTAG
- the LOC103429042 gene encoding SNF1-related protein kinase catalytic subunit alpha KIN10 isoform X2, giving the protein MDGPVGRGGSSADTYLPNYKLGKTLGIGSFGKVKIAEHALTGHKVAIKILNRRKIKNLEMEEKVRREIKILRLFMHPHIIRLYEVIETPSDIYVVMEYVKSGELFDYIVEKGRLQEDEARNFFQQIISGVEYCHRNMVVHRDLKPENLLLDSKCNVKIADFGLSNVMRDGHFLKTSCGSPNYAAPEVISGKLYAGPEVDVWSCGVILYALLCGTLPFDDENIPNLFKKIKGGIYTLPSHLSPGARDLIPRMLVVDPMKRMTIPEIRQHAWFQAHLPRYLAVSPPDTMQQAKKIDEEILQEVVKMGFDRNLLVESLRGRVQNEGTVAYYLLLDNRFRVSSGYLGAEFQETVQSETAASPVGHRLPGYMEYQGMGFRPQFPVERKWALGLQSRAHPREIMTEVLKALQELQVCWKKIGHYNMKCRWVAGTPGHNEGMIDNSVHSNNYFGDESSIIENDGVMRMPNVVKFEVQLFKTREEKYLLDLQRVQGPQFLFLDLCAAFLAQLRVL; this is encoded by the exons ATGGATGGACCGGTTGGCCGTGGTGGCAGCAGTGCGGATACTTATTTACCAAATTACAAGCTCGGAAAGACTCTTGGTATTGGTTCTTTTGGAAAGGTTAAAATTGCAGAGCATGCATTAACTGGACATAAAGTTGCTATCAAGATCCTTAACCGCCGCAAGATAAAGAACttggaaatggaagagaaaG TGAGAAGAGAAATCAAAATATTGAGATTGTTTATGCATCCTCACATTATACGGCTCTATGAGGTCATTGAAACACCATCTGACATTTATGTCGTGATGGAGTATGTGAAGTCCGGGGAGCTCTTTGATTATATAGTAGAGAAGGGTAGGCTGCAGGAAGATGAAGCTCGTAACTTTTTTCAACAG ATAATATCTGGTGTAGAGTATTGTCACAGGAATATGGTTGTTCATAGAGATTTAAAGCCAGAAAATTTGCTCTTGGATTCCAAATGCAATGTGAAAATTGCTGATTTTGGTCTGAGCAACGTAATGCGTGATGGCCATTTTCTCAAGACAAGTTGTGGCAGCCCCAATTATGCTGCTCCAGAG GTTATTTCTGGCAAGCTGTACGCTGGGCCTGAAGTGGATGTGTGGAGTTGTGGTGTTATACTATATGCTCTTCTTTGTGGCACGCTTCCATTTGATGATGAAAATATTCCTAACTTGTTTAAGAAAATAAAG GGTGGGATATACACTCTTCCTAGTCATTTGTCACCTGGTGCAAGAGACTTGATTCCAAGAATGCTCGTAGTTGATCCAATGAAGCGAATGACCATCCCTGAGATTCGTCAGCATGCATGGTTCCAGGCTCATCTTCCTCGTTATTTAGCTGTTTCTCCACCAGACACCATGCAACAAGCAAAAAAG attgatgaagaaattctTCAGGAGGTAGTTAAGATGGGATTTGACAGGAACCTTCTGGTTGAGTCGCTTCGTGGTAGAGTACAAAATGAG GGAACAGTTGCATACTATTTGTTATTGGACAACCGTTTCCGTGTATCCAGTGGCTATCTTGGAGCTGAATTTCAGGAGACTGTG CAAAGTGAGACTGCTGCTTCACCTGTTGGGCACCGCCTTCCTGGATATATGGAGTATCAAGGAATGGGTTTTAGACCACAGTTCCCTGTTGAAAGGAAATGGGCTCTTGGACTTCAG TCTCGAGCACATCCTCGTGAAATAATGACAGAAGTCCTTAAAGCTTTACAAGAATTGCAGGTGTGTTGGAAGAAGATAGGACACTACAACATGAAGTGTAGGTGGGTTGCTGGCACTCCAGGTCATAATGAAGGCATGATCGACAATTCTGTGCACAGTAACAATTATTTTGGAGATGAATCCAGCATCATcgaaaatgatggtgttatgaGGATGCCAAATGTGGTCAAATTTGAAGTACAG CTTTTTAAAACTCGGGAGGAGAAGTACCTGCTTGATCTTCAAAGGGTCCAAGGTCCGCAGTTTCTCTTCTTGGATCTTTGTGCCGCTTTCCTTGCCCAACTTCGCGTCCTTTAG
- the LOC103429043 gene encoding uncharacterized protein: MSSRRNVHYSPLATDDDDDLYGRPNDPRFDYTPKSFDKIPWKSIVLALFLLSLGSLLLFLSYFIFTGHMGGELTQAYGLLALGILTFLPGFYETRIAYYAWRGAKGYRFASIPDY, encoded by the exons ATGTCATCTAGGCGCAATGTTCATTACAGCCCTCTTGCTacggatgatgatgatgatctttATGGAAGACCCAATGACCCTCGGTTTGACTACACGCCAAAGTCCTTTGATAAAATCCCATGGAAATCCATAGTTCTTGCTCTTTTCTTGCTTTCTCTTGGATCTTTGCTTCTGTTTCTTtcatacttcattttcaccGGTCACATGGGAGGGGAGCTGACTCAAGCCTATGGCCTTTTGGCGCTCGGAATCCTCACCTTCCTCCCTG GCTTTTATGAGACACGAATTGCATATTATGCATGGAGAGGTGCAAAAGGATACCGTTTTGCCTCCATTCCGGACTACTAG